In Candidatus Brocadia sp., the following proteins share a genomic window:
- a CDS encoding TIGR04255 family protein codes for MGKHLPNSPLIEAIFEFRWLLHKDTSKNIEYDENYNFLIGLFYNGIRDVFPIRENLPSSQMPAEMIPYVPQFRFSKKERTWPLVQLGPGILTVNDTDSYAWDNNFEDLCCKAIKNIYKCYPDTNNLKLKGLTLRYINALKINNVNILEYMHNLLKLKINFPQSLFEGTEILPMPNSLSTVFSFPISKPEGMVMYKFAKGKKDNNDALIWEISIISKDEEKIDLPTDISIWLPDAHHIAEKSFFAFSEGELYRSFENV; via the coding sequence ATGGGGAAACATTTACCAAATAGCCCATTGATTGAAGCAATATTTGAATTTAGATGGTTACTACATAAAGACACTTCGAAAAATATTGAATACGATGAAAATTATAATTTTTTAATTGGTTTATTTTATAATGGAATAAGAGATGTATTTCCAATTAGAGAAAATTTGCCTTCATCGCAAATGCCAGCAGAAATGATTCCTTACGTACCACAATTTCGGTTTAGTAAGAAGGAAAGGACTTGGCCATTGGTACAATTAGGCCCTGGGATATTAACAGTGAATGATACTGACTCTTATGCTTGGGATAATAATTTCGAAGATTTATGCTGTAAGGCAATTAAAAACATTTATAAATGTTATCCAGATACTAATAATTTGAAATTAAAGGGATTAACGTTACGTTACATAAATGCATTAAAAATAAATAATGTTAATATATTAGAATATATGCATAATTTACTTAAGTTAAAGATTAATTTTCCGCAGAGTCTTTTTGAAGGAACAGAAATACTTCCAATGCCTAATTCTTTAAGTACAGTATTTTCATTTCCAATATCAAAGCCTGAAGGAATGGTAATGTATAAATTTGCAAAAGGGAAAAAAGATAACAACGATGCTTTAATTTGGGAAATTTCAATAATTTCAAAAGACGAAGAAAAAATAGATTTACCCACAGACATTAGCATATGGCTCCCAGATGCTCATCATATAGCAGAAAAAAGTTTTTTTGCTTTTTCTGAAGGAGAACTTTATAGGAGTTTTGAAAATGTTTGA
- a CDS encoding M20 family peptidase — protein sequence MNNSPSNDLIDRVKKYMQDEEQEIVDLACKLITAKTENPPGNETLAAKVVEDFFKSLQIPYTIHEKIKGRTNIVGYIGKGTPALLVACHLDVVPAGDDWKRNPFEAWIENGRIYGRGSSDNKGQMASMMAVARFLKENESRLKGQFLLIGVADEERGSTLGLEYLLNECGIKADYAIIPDVAHNMQLIDVTEKGALFLEITSHGKQAHGSRPETGINAIWNMIPLLERIKQLKFQKAAHPLHTPPTLNLGSIHSGTAPNIVPALCKAQLDIRYLPDDSADTIIGTIKNIIKEVETQYSVKFDLRVISNQPPTAVAIDNPLVELISKHTLTILGTRPQPKGMSGATVTKQLIQKGIIAVGFGPGDETEAHATNESISIKELVDFAQIMALIALDILS from the coding sequence GATCTCATAGATCGTGTAAAAAAATACATGCAAGATGAAGAGCAAGAGATTGTCGATCTTGCGTGTAAATTAATTACTGCCAAGACCGAAAACCCACCAGGAAATGAAACCCTTGCTGCCAAAGTAGTCGAAGATTTCTTCAAATCATTACAAATCCCATATACCATTCATGAAAAGATAAAGGGGAGGACAAATATCGTTGGATACATAGGCAAAGGGACCCCTGCATTGCTGGTAGCATGCCATTTAGACGTTGTGCCGGCGGGTGATGACTGGAAACGGAACCCCTTTGAGGCATGGATAGAAAATGGCCGGATATATGGGAGAGGTTCATCAGACAACAAGGGTCAAATGGCCTCCATGATGGCCGTTGCAAGATTCCTGAAAGAGAATGAATCCCGATTAAAGGGGCAATTTCTCTTAATCGGTGTCGCTGATGAGGAACGGGGTTCCACCTTAGGTTTAGAGTATTTGCTGAATGAATGTGGGATCAAAGCCGATTACGCTATTATTCCCGACGTTGCACATAATATGCAGTTGATCGATGTAACAGAAAAAGGAGCATTATTTTTAGAAATCACGTCACACGGCAAACAGGCACACGGCTCCCGACCGGAAACAGGGATAAATGCCATATGGAATATGATACCCTTATTGGAACGTATAAAACAATTAAAGTTCCAAAAAGCCGCACATCCACTCCATACCCCGCCCACTCTGAATCTGGGATCTATCCACAGCGGAACGGCACCAAATATCGTACCTGCCCTCTGCAAGGCACAATTGGATATTCGTTATTTGCCCGATGATTCAGCCGATACCATTATCGGTACTATTAAAAATATTATCAAAGAGGTCGAAACACAATATTCGGTAAAATTTGACTTAAGGGTCATTTCCAACCAGCCTCCAACAGCCGTCGCTATCGATAATCCATTGGTGGAATTGATTTCAAAACACACCTTAACCATTCTGGGAACCAGGCCTCAGCCGAAAGGAATGTCCGGTGCGACGGTAACGAAGCAACTTATCCAAAAGGGAATAATCGCCGTTGGGTTTGGTCCGGGTGATGAGACCGAGGCACATGCAACAAATGAATCCATCAGTATTAAGGAACTGGTTGATTTTGCACAAATTATGGCTTTAATCGCTCTTGATATATTATCGTAA
- a CDS encoding anaerobic ribonucleoside-triphosphate reductase activating protein: MTIISPERAKGKLDYSVIVPIKGFIENSLIEWEGKIVSIIFLPTCNLRCPYCHAPHLVQTPNELESIPVDAVIDKIRQTLGWVDGVVVTGGEPTAHKHLDVFLKSLKDTGILVRLDTNGTNPGVLKDLINRRLLDCVAMDIKAPLQKEKYELVSGVPCTIEDIKESIRIIMESGIEYEFRTTVCPSQLAGDDIEDIARTIQGAGRYTLQSFRPNHCLDTSMLNIEPYPAEILRGFAASAGKYVGYCCVRGEEGKVLQRNW, from the coding sequence ATCACAATCATCAGCCCTGAACGGGCGAAAGGAAAATTGGATTATAGCGTGATTGTACCAATCAAGGGATTCATAGAAAATAGCCTTATCGAATGGGAAGGGAAGATTGTCTCTATAATCTTCCTGCCAACCTGTAATCTCCGTTGCCCTTATTGCCATGCCCCCCATCTGGTTCAAACACCGAATGAACTGGAATCCATCCCGGTCGATGCCGTTATTGACAAGATACGACAAACTCTTGGCTGGGTGGACGGTGTTGTAGTCACGGGTGGCGAGCCAACCGCACATAAACATCTCGACGTATTCCTTAAGTCATTAAAAGATACCGGGATTCTGGTTCGCCTGGATACAAACGGCACAAATCCTGGTGTGCTAAAAGATTTAATTAACAGAAGACTTCTGGATTGTGTTGCCATGGACATCAAGGCGCCTCTTCAGAAAGAAAAGTATGAGCTGGTTTCTGGTGTGCCTTGCACTATTGAAGATATTAAAGAGAGTATCCGGATTATTATGGAGAGCGGTATTGAGTATGAATTCCGCACCACCGTATGTCCATCACAATTAGCTGGAGATGACATTGAGGATATCGCCAGAACCATTCAGGGTGCCGGGCGCTATACACTCCAGTCTTTCAGGCCGAATCATTGCCTGGACACATCGATGTTAAACATTGAACCGTACCCTGCAGAAATACTCAGGGGTTTTGCAGCAAGCGCCGGCAAATATGTCGGTTACTGCTGCGTGCGCGGCGAAGAGGGAAAAGTTTTACAAAGGAATTGGTAA
- the smc gene encoding chromosome segregation protein SMC, with protein MKLKKLELFGFKSFAEKTEIVFEDGITVVVGPNGCGKSNVIDAIKWVLGEQSVKSLRGNEMADVIFNGTDKRPSLGYAEVSLTVQNNKGLLPLEYTEVCITRRLYTSGESEYLINKQASRLKDIRELFLDTGFGANAYSVIEQGNVEAMLQADSRERRLLFEEAAGISKFKSRKKAALSKLEHVEQNLLRVGDIIEELQKQLRSVKLQASKARKYQEYVEQLKKLKIGLSLKNYRELKGKKEAVSEQVNQTEEQSKRAVAEINELEVQINAIDGMMGQLEKQLAQMQTERVNLDAQISKNQDKVKYDHERIKELEILREKYTEQQKGLENKIHETNNKITETKEQLNTVEQEIVKFADIQRIKETTLKQINLECDLLYQGIDEKKSEVISILQQESSLQNEIGSLTTEKDALKTRKMRLSKRQEEITSFIDTLMSKYQETAKEKDSLMEESNGLDQKISASKGRIQELVSMIRSLDEQINQQKQLQSSKTSRHEVLMDFEMRAEGVESGAKAILEESRKDPAAVKGIRGMIADLLKVDLQYALAIETALGERVQGIVTDTTDDAVQAIAFLQKSQKGHAIFFPLDRTDGQSSIPEKILQKPDVVGIARKLVNSTEDVCKVVDGFLNNTVVVKDLTTALAMSNDNRTIRYVTLDGELLEPEGTLSGGKKQGQVGIISRKSELKKIEEELVQIQQTLEKLELDKQYHIDELSGLEAETAQLAKRIEQVNILKISKDNELAQNEQKRDELTAEKKINENEMEEIDVEVGNTCEREKGLQEELMQLNQQHKQLEQEVEESSMLVEEKEHLKKSVQDEITAVKVGLAQRQEKKDGLSKTLNKLDAELRETQEQIKHIVQEQQNCQQKKLEAEEEIKHLELLVSELDTKRIALEGSMASLKAEQDSHNLKAKELKEHFDEKRTEQKHFEQQLQGLKLKENEYQIRLSNLEERVREEYQLDLSNLDATTEEIKLELTTSQAETTDPTQPQIDFWEAVSREIEELQGKIGRLGNVNLEAIKEQDELEIRETFLVNQKEDLEKSQDALQNLIKKINHTSRELFEKVFNDIRQNFQVMFRKLFGGGKADVILEENVDILEAGIEIMAQPPSKELRSITLLSGGEKVMTTVALLFAVFQSKPSPFCILDEADAALDESNINRFTHILKEFTKDTQFLVITHNKVTMSVADVMYGITMQEPGVSMKVAVKFEEIERKVA; from the coding sequence ATGAAACTGAAAAAATTAGAATTATTCGGATTCAAATCTTTTGCTGAAAAAACTGAAATTGTCTTTGAGGATGGAATAACCGTCGTTGTAGGGCCCAATGGGTGTGGAAAGAGCAATGTCATTGATGCCATAAAATGGGTACTCGGCGAACAAAGCGTGAAATCATTACGGGGCAACGAAATGGCGGACGTGATCTTTAACGGAACGGATAAGCGCCCATCATTAGGTTATGCTGAGGTATCACTGACTGTACAAAACAACAAAGGGCTTCTGCCACTTGAATACACCGAGGTCTGCATAACCCGTCGTTTATATACTTCGGGTGAATCGGAATATCTTATCAATAAACAGGCAAGCAGATTAAAGGACATTCGGGAGCTTTTTCTCGATACGGGTTTTGGCGCAAATGCCTATTCTGTAATAGAGCAGGGCAACGTGGAAGCCATGCTGCAGGCTGATTCCCGTGAGAGGCGGCTTTTATTTGAAGAGGCCGCTGGAATTAGCAAGTTTAAATCACGGAAGAAGGCTGCCTTGAGCAAGCTGGAACATGTGGAGCAGAACCTGCTTCGGGTTGGTGACATTATCGAGGAGTTGCAAAAACAACTCCGTTCGGTAAAACTCCAGGCATCCAAGGCGAGAAAGTATCAGGAATATGTGGAACAATTGAAAAAATTAAAGATTGGACTTTCGCTAAAAAACTATCGTGAGCTAAAAGGGAAAAAGGAGGCTGTTTCAGAACAGGTTAACCAGACAGAAGAACAAAGCAAAAGGGCAGTCGCCGAAATTAACGAACTTGAAGTGCAAATCAATGCAATTGATGGCATGATGGGGCAGTTAGAGAAGCAATTGGCACAGATGCAGACCGAAAGGGTAAATCTGGATGCGCAAATATCCAAAAATCAGGATAAAGTAAAATACGATCACGAACGTATTAAAGAACTAGAAATTCTCCGGGAAAAGTATACTGAGCAACAAAAGGGTCTGGAAAATAAGATACATGAGACAAACAACAAGATTACAGAGACGAAGGAACAGTTAAATACGGTAGAACAAGAAATTGTAAAGTTTGCAGATATCCAGAGGATAAAAGAGACTACCCTGAAGCAGATCAATCTCGAGTGCGATCTGCTGTACCAGGGTATTGATGAAAAGAAGTCTGAGGTTATCTCTATCCTTCAACAGGAGTCCAGCCTCCAGAATGAGATTGGTAGCCTTACAACAGAGAAAGATGCCCTGAAAACCAGGAAAATGCGTCTTTCAAAGAGGCAAGAGGAAATTACTTCATTCATAGATACCTTGATGTCTAAATATCAGGAGACCGCGAAAGAAAAAGATTCACTCATGGAAGAATCCAATGGTTTGGATCAGAAAATATCTGCCTCAAAGGGACGTATCCAAGAACTGGTAAGTATGATACGGTCTTTGGATGAGCAAATCAATCAGCAAAAGCAATTACAGAGCAGTAAAACCTCCCGACATGAAGTCCTTATGGATTTTGAAATGCGGGCGGAGGGTGTAGAGTCTGGTGCAAAGGCCATCTTAGAGGAGTCCAGAAAGGACCCTGCGGCAGTAAAGGGTATACGGGGCATGATTGCCGACCTGCTAAAAGTCGATCTCCAGTATGCATTGGCCATCGAAACTGCCCTGGGTGAAAGGGTGCAGGGTATAGTTACCGATACCACCGATGATGCCGTTCAGGCCATTGCATTCTTACAAAAGAGCCAAAAGGGTCACGCAATTTTTTTCCCATTGGACAGAACGGACGGTCAGTCTTCCATTCCTGAGAAAATCCTGCAAAAACCAGATGTTGTCGGCATCGCACGGAAACTTGTCAACAGCACAGAAGACGTTTGCAAGGTTGTTGATGGTTTCCTGAATAATACCGTTGTTGTAAAAGATCTTACTACCGCGCTTGCCATGAGCAATGATAATCGTACTATTCGGTATGTTACACTCGATGGCGAGTTATTGGAACCCGAAGGCACACTCAGTGGCGGTAAGAAGCAGGGACAGGTAGGGATCATATCCCGTAAAAGTGAACTGAAGAAGATCGAAGAAGAACTGGTTCAAATACAGCAAACCCTTGAGAAATTGGAACTGGATAAACAATACCATATCGATGAACTCTCGGGACTCGAAGCAGAGACGGCTCAACTGGCGAAGAGAATAGAGCAGGTAAATATCCTGAAAATTTCCAAAGACAATGAGCTTGCACAGAATGAACAGAAGCGGGATGAGCTTACCGCAGAGAAAAAGATCAATGAGAACGAGATGGAAGAGATCGATGTGGAAGTGGGAAATACCTGTGAACGTGAAAAAGGTTTGCAAGAAGAGTTAATGCAGCTCAACCAGCAACACAAGCAATTGGAACAGGAGGTCGAAGAATCCTCCATGCTTGTGGAAGAAAAAGAGCATCTGAAAAAGAGTGTTCAGGATGAAATAACTGCAGTAAAGGTTGGTCTTGCTCAAAGACAGGAAAAGAAGGATGGACTGAGTAAAACCTTGAATAAACTCGATGCAGAGTTGCGGGAGACCCAGGAACAAATTAAGCATATTGTGCAGGAGCAGCAAAACTGCCAGCAGAAAAAGCTGGAAGCAGAAGAAGAGATCAAACACCTGGAACTTCTGGTAAGTGAACTCGACACAAAAAGGATTGCATTGGAAGGGTCAATGGCGTCGCTCAAAGCCGAGCAGGACAGTCACAATCTTAAAGCGAAAGAATTAAAGGAACACTTTGATGAAAAACGGACAGAGCAGAAACATTTCGAACAACAACTACAAGGACTAAAACTCAAGGAAAACGAATATCAAATTCGCTTATCTAATCTGGAAGAGCGTGTCCGCGAGGAATATCAACTCGACCTGTCAAACTTAGATGCTACAACCGAAGAAATCAAATTGGAACTTACTACGTCACAGGCAGAAACTACTGATCCCACCCAGCCTCAGATTGATTTCTGGGAGGCAGTTTCCCGGGAAATTGAGGAACTGCAGGGGAAGATCGGAAGACTGGGGAATGTGAACCTGGAGGCCATCAAGGAACAGGACGAACTGGAGATCCGCGAGACATTCCTGGTAAACCAGAAGGAAGACCTCGAAAAATCCCAGGATGCCTTGCAGAACCTGATAAAAAAGATCAACCATACCAGCCGGGAATTATTTGAGAAAGTCTTCAATGATATCCGCCAGAATTTTCAGGTGATGTTCCGGAAACTGTTTGGCGGTGGCAAGGCCGATGTAATCCTGGAGGAAAATGTGGATATTCTGGAGGCGGGCATTGAGATTATGGCACAGCCACCCAGTAAAGAACTTCGTTCAATTACCCTCCTCTCCGGTGGCGAAAAGGTCATGACCACCGTAGCGCTCCTTTTTGCAGTATTCCAATCAAAGCCCAGTCCATTCTGCATCCTGGATGAGGCAGATGCCGCCCTGGACGAAAGCAATATCAACAGGTTTACCCATATTCTGAAGGAATTTACCAAAGACACACAATTTCTCGTTATTACCCACAACAAGGTCACCATGAGCGTTGCCGATGTGATGTATGGCATCACCATGCAAGAGCCCGGCGTATCCATGAAGGTGGCCGTAAAATTTGAGGAGATCGAGAGGAAGGTTGCTTGA
- a CDS encoding polyprenol monophosphomannose synthase, with protein MKTYVMIPTYNERENIGNLIQEIVNLKIQDLHIVVVDDNSPDGTSEVVTNLSKKHPEVELLLRTTERGRGSAGIAGFKYALKHGADSVIEMDADFSHHPKYIPRLLEALQDADMVIGSRFISGGKDVNRGIIRKTITILAGIYVRVLLGLKIHDVSSGYRCFKRKVLEAIELDSMISTGPSIVSEVFYRAHLKGFSIKEVPIEFEDRTHGQTKLNYKILVKTLLMVLKFKRLYKRGLLFKPSIENQPGD; from the coding sequence ATGAAAACCTACGTAATGATCCCGACCTATAATGAACGGGAAAACATAGGAAATTTAATACAGGAAATAGTAAATCTCAAAATCCAGGACCTCCATATTGTCGTTGTAGATGATAACTCACCTGACGGCACATCTGAGGTGGTAACAAATCTGTCAAAAAAACATCCTGAGGTGGAACTCCTTCTCAGGACAACCGAAAGAGGGCGTGGTTCGGCTGGTATCGCTGGTTTCAAATATGCGCTGAAACACGGGGCCGACTCTGTAATCGAAATGGATGCAGATTTCTCTCATCATCCCAAATACATTCCTCGCTTATTAGAAGCACTCCAGGATGCCGATATGGTCATTGGTTCCCGCTTTATAAGCGGCGGGAAAGATGTCAACAGGGGTATCATACGCAAGACAATCACAATCCTGGCAGGTATCTATGTAAGAGTTCTGCTCGGATTAAAGATTCATGACGTTTCTTCTGGTTACAGATGCTTTAAAAGGAAGGTACTGGAGGCGATTGAGCTGGACTCCATGATCTCAACCGGCCCGTCCATCGTATCTGAGGTATTTTACCGGGCACACCTGAAGGGCTTTTCGATTAAAGAAGTCCCCATCGAATTTGAAGACCGTACACACGGTCAAACAAAACTCAATTACAAAATCCTTGTAAAAACCCTCCTCATGGTCTTGAAATTCAAACGATTGTATAAAAGGGGATTGTTGTTTAAACCATCCATAGAAAACCAACCCGGAGATTAA
- a CDS encoding P-II family nitrogen regulator, translating to MKKIEAIIRLEKFDIVKDALLELGYPGMTIARVTGQGKQKGISEIWRGRSL from the coding sequence ATGAAAAAAATAGAGGCGATAATCAGGTTGGAAAAATTCGATATTGTTAAGGATGCTTTATTAGAGTTGGGCTATCCGGGAATGACCATTGCAAGAGTAACCGGACAGGGCAAGCAAAAAGGCATCAGCGAGATATGGCGTGGAAGAAGCTTATGA